From Aspergillus fumigatus Af293 chromosome 3, whole genome shotgun sequence, a single genomic window includes:
- a CDS encoding VanZ family protein, protein MRIRYPFAGAFLFLLILAAYIGLLPHSTSSSIPSNLQPNDKFLHVVTFFFLSLVFYWIPDTTRRRSLQLTLLICTLALGIGSEIVQAILPNDRPFDPFDILANLVGSLGAVGLCSWYHRRMLERRRKARFGALSDERGDDIELGGAGGSESGLGPQESGVMSLEQEVDNWDENAVDTWDTEEGADEYSASAAPGRGPESKVSPVNSEGAKRID, encoded by the exons ATGCGAATCCGCTACCCCTTCGCAG GtgcctttctcttcctcctcatcctcgctgcctACATCGGCCTGCTCCCTCATagcacctcctcctcgatccCATCAAACCTCCAGCCAAACGACAAATTCCTCCACGTCGtcacattcttcttcctctccctcgtCTTCTACTGGATCCCGGATACCACCCGCCGCCGTTCTCTGCAATTGACCCTGCTCATCTGCACCCTCGCCCTCGGCATCGGCTCCGAGATCGTCCAGGCCATTCTCCCCAACGACCGCCCATTCGACCCCttcgacatcctcgccaaCCTCGTCGGCAGCCTCGGCGCAGTCGGCCTGTGCAGCTGGTACCACCGGCGGATGCTGGAGCGGCGGCGTAAGGCGCGCTTCGGGGCGCTCAGCGACGAGCGCGGGGATGACATCGAGCTGGGCGGTGCGGGCGGTTCGGAGAGTGGCCTCGGACCGCAGGAATCAGGCGTGATGTCCCTGGAGCAGGAGGTCGACAATTGGGATGAGAATGCGGTGGATACCTGGGATACAGAGGAGGGGGCGGATGAGTattctgcttctgctgctccgGGGCGAGGTCCTGAGTCTAAGGTCTCGCCTGTTAACAGCGAGGGTGCGAAACGGATTGATTAA